A region from the Citrobacter telavivensis genome encodes:
- the seqA gene encoding replication initiation negative regulator SeqA codes for MKTIEVDDELYSYIASHTKHIGESASEILRRMLKFSAASQPVTPVTKEVRTAQPVVAEAKPVNLVKDKVRAMRELLLSDEYAEQKKAVNRFMLVLTTLYTLDQHAFAEATESLHGRTRVYFAADEQTLLKNGNQTKPKHVPGTPYWVITNTNTGRKCSMIEHIMQSMQFPAELIEKVCGTI; via the coding sequence ATGAAAACGATTGAAGTTGATGATGAACTCTATAGCTATATTGCCAGCCACACGAAGCATATCGGCGAGAGCGCATCCGAGATTTTACGGCGTATGTTGAAGTTTTCCGCCGCATCACAGCCCGTCACGCCAGTGACAAAAGAGGTTCGCACTGCGCAACCGGTGGTTGCAGAGGCGAAACCCGTCAATCTTGTCAAAGATAAAGTGCGCGCGATGCGTGAACTGCTTCTGTCCGATGAATATGCGGAACAGAAGAAAGCGGTTAACCGCTTTATGCTGGTGCTGACTACACTTTATACACTGGATCAACACGCGTTTGCTGAAGCAACGGAATCGTTGCATGGCCGTACGCGTGTCTATTTTGCGGCTGATGAACAGACGCTACTGAAAAACGGTAATCAAACCAAACCAAAACACGTGCCCGGCACGCCTTATTGGGTGATCACCAACACCAACACCGGCCGTAAATGCAGCATGATCGAACACATCATGCAGTCAATGCAATTCCCGGCGGAATTGATTGAAAAGGTTTGCGGAACAATTTAA